A single region of the Malus sylvestris chromosome 8, drMalSylv7.2, whole genome shotgun sequence genome encodes:
- the LOC126632518 gene encoding LOW QUALITY PROTEIN: E3 ubiquitin-protein ligase AIP2-like (The sequence of the model RefSeq protein was modified relative to this genomic sequence to represent the inferred CDS: substituted 2 bases at 2 genomic stop codons) encodes WLVRSNLVTAAMEAMAVGLSSESGPGIEENSEGVVNLLQSLIDNLDSVLPLGILGDVRAAPKVPPTSKQVKANLPVIMITEEVLKKLGEDAYCYICKENLVVNDKMQELPCMHTFHPPCLKPWLDEHNSCLICRHELQTDDHVYENWKERENEAEEDXKXAANAIRGGEYMYV; translated from the exons TGGCTGGTGCGGTCGAATCTAGTGACGGCGGCCATGGAGGCCATGGCGGTGGGGTTGTCTTCTGAGTCGGGTCCTGGAATCGAAGAAAACTCGGAAGGCGTAGTGAATCTGCTTCAGAGTCTCATTGACAACCTCGACAGCGTTTTGCCGCTGGGGATTTTGGGTGACGTGAGGGCGGCTCCGAAGGTCCCGCCTACAAGCAAACAGGTGAAGGCCAATCTTCCAGTGATCATGATCACGGAGGAAGTGTTGAAAAAGCTCGGAGAGGACGCATATTGCTACATTTGTAAGGAAAACTTGGTTGTCAATGACAAAATGCAGGAGTTGCCCTGCATGCACACTTTTCATCCTCCTTGCCTAAAGCCATGGCT GGATGAGCACAATTCTTGTCTGATATGCCGGCATGAGCTGCAGACGGATGATCATGTGTACGAGAACTGGAAGGAGAGGGAAAATGAGGCCGAAGAAGACTGAAAATGAGCTGCGAATGCGATTCGAGGTGGTGAATACATGTATGTGTAA